Proteins from one Dromiciops gliroides isolate mDroGli1 chromosome 6, mDroGli1.pri, whole genome shotgun sequence genomic window:
- the LOC122732525 gene encoding olfactory receptor 1013-like — MEKANHTVTEFILVGFSTDPVMQLVLFVLFLLMYCITVMGNITLILLICTDSRLYTAMYFFIGNLSFLDLWYSTVYTPKIMLTCISDDKSISFAGCLAQFLFSAGLACTECYLLATMAYDRYIAISKPLLYNQVMSSRLSLYLVAASYTGGFINSIIITSETFTLTYCGDNVIDDFFCDLPPLVKLACDVKDSYQAVLYFILASNVITPTVLILASYLFIIAAILRIQSTQGRLKAFSTCGSHLTAVTLYYGSILYMYSRPSTSYSLQRDKIVSVFYTVAMPMLNPMIYSFRNKDVKDALKKMIDRIRVS, encoded by the coding sequence ATGGAGAAAGCTAATCACACTGTAACTGAGTTCATTCTGGTGGGTTTTAGCACAGATCCTGTGATGCAGCTGGTCCTCTTTGTGCTTTTCCTTCTAATGTATTGTATAACTGTGATGGGGAATATCACTCTTATTTTGTTAATTTGTACAGACTCCCGGCTCTACACAGCCATGTATTTCTTCATTGGGAACCTGTCCTTTCTGGATCTCTGGTATTCCACTGTTTATACCCCTAAAATCATGTTGACATGTATATCTGATGACAAGAGTATTTCCTTTGCTGGGTGTCTAGCTCAGTTCTTGTTCTCAGCTGGGCTAGCATGTACTGAATGTTACCTGTTGGCCACCATGGCATATGACCGTTATATAGCCATCTCCAAGCCACTGCTCTACAATCAGGTTATGTCCTCAAGATTATCTTTATATCTTGTAGCAGCTTCTTATACTGGAGGCTTCATTAACTCCATCATCATTACAAGTGAAACATTCACCCTAACTTACTGTGGTGACAATGTTATTGATGACTTCTTTTGTGACCTGCCACCCCTGGTCAAGCTGGCATGTGATGTAAAGGACAGTTACCAGGCTGTGCTCTATTTTATCCTAGCCTCCAATGTCATTACTCCTACTGTTCTTATCCTTGCCTCCTACCTCTTCATCATTGCTGCCATTTTGAGGATTCAATCTACCCAGGGCAGACTTAAAGCCTTCTCCACTTGTGGCTCCCACCTGACAGCTGTGACCCTATACTATGGTTCCATTCTCTACATGTATTCCCGTCCTAGTACTAGCTACTCTCTGCAGAGGGATAAGATTGTGTCTGTGTTCTACACTGTGGCAATGCCCATGTTGAACCCGATGATCTACAGCTTCAGGAACAAAGATGTCAAAGATGCCTTGAAGAAAATGATAGATAGAATAAGAGTTTCCTAA